A genome region from Nocardia sp. NBC_00565 includes the following:
- a CDS encoding MGMT family protein — translation MATTDAEVERVRALVATVPPGRVVTYGDIAAAAGLSTPRTVGWIMRTDSADLPWHRVIGASGRPAAHLAGRQLSLLAAEGVPIRDGRVDLRAARFPLP, via the coding sequence ATGGCCACCACCGACGCCGAGGTCGAGCGGGTGCGCGCGCTGGTGGCGACCGTTCCGCCCGGCCGCGTGGTCACCTACGGCGATATCGCGGCGGCGGCCGGGTTGTCCACGCCGCGCACGGTCGGCTGGATCATGCGCACCGACTCCGCCGATCTGCCCTGGCACCGGGTGATCGGCGCGAGTGGCCGGCCGGCCGCTCACCTGGCCGGTCGCCAGTTGAGCTTGCTGGCCGCCGAGGGCGTACCGATCCGCGACGGACGAGTGGACCTGCGTGCGGCACGCTTTCCGCTCCCGTAA
- a CDS encoding VOC family protein, giving the protein MSTRLARVVFDADRPRFVADFWAVLLGWRVTVDRPYEVDVAAPDPDGLDLALSFLPAPRAKDGKNRIHLDLASRSYDHQRVQVDRALALGARRVDIGQGRVPWVVLADPEGNEFCVLEPREEYVDTGAVAAIVVDTHNPVRLAEFWSMASGWPVAYGGAQVAGLRSATGLGSWLEFVRTPDVKSGRNRLHLDLRSFPSDDQAAEVARLRAAGATQVDPNGLGGTPGLVLADPETNEFCLLRAAAYYSTV; this is encoded by the coding sequence ATGTCCACCCGCCTGGCGCGTGTCGTGTTCGATGCAGACCGGCCCCGGTTCGTCGCGGATTTCTGGGCCGTATTGCTGGGCTGGAGGGTGACGGTCGACCGACCCTACGAGGTCGACGTGGCGGCGCCCGATCCGGACGGCCTGGACCTGGCCCTGAGCTTCCTGCCGGCCCCCCGCGCCAAGGATGGTAAGAACCGCATCCATCTCGACCTGGCGAGCCGCTCGTACGACCATCAGCGCGTGCAGGTCGACCGCGCACTCGCACTCGGGGCACGCCGGGTCGATATCGGCCAGGGCCGGGTGCCGTGGGTGGTGCTCGCCGATCCGGAGGGGAACGAATTCTGCGTGCTGGAGCCGCGGGAGGAGTACGTGGATACCGGCGCGGTCGCGGCCATCGTGGTCGATACCCACAACCCGGTGCGGCTCGCCGAGTTCTGGTCCATGGCCTCCGGCTGGCCGGTCGCGTACGGCGGCGCGCAGGTGGCCGGGTTGCGCTCGGCGACCGGGCTCGGCTCCTGGCTGGAATTCGTCCGCACGCCCGATGTGAAGAGCGGCCGCAACCGACTCCATCTGGACCTGAGGTCCTTCCCCTCCGACGATCAGGCCGCCGAGGTGGCCCGACTACGCGCGGCGGGCGCGACCCAGGTCGACCCGAACGGTCTCGGCGGCACGCCGGGGTTGGTGCTCGCCGATCCGGAGACCAACGAATTCTGCCTGCTCCGAGCGGCCGCGTACTACTCGACGGTTTAG
- a CDS encoding NTP transferase domain-containing protein — MTAVDAIVLAGGRASRMGGVDKPAIVIGGRSMLDAALAAVRLCARTVVVGPHRSGLDPRIVQVREVPPGSGPVAAVGAGLRALGPTAAPLVVVLAADLPFLSESTLTELIRYGNESGADAVFAADESGRPQYLIGVWRRAALAAALGRLDSLINQPMKALIPADTVTVTMAGIADCDTEEQVRRARLAWDTGVAELGGSSTRPAPPPTAATTALPLDEARDILRTSLSRLTDYRAELRSVRGATLAAPLTAVAPLPRFDVSAMDGYAVAGAGPWRLRRDIGFAGGRRPVGLLPGEAVRIATGAHVPDGTTRVLRDEFARIEPDDTLHQRPDSPLRDDIRRHGEDRDRGDLVAPEGTAVTAALVSAAASVEITEALVRGPVRARIIMTGDEIRSTGPLQTGQTRDSIGPILPDVLSWCGIRAVDQVHLRDTPRGFDEVLGAADDCDLLVIVGATGGGAADQLRAAIARAEARILVHRLAVRPGGSTVVAELANGTTILGLPGNPFAALATLMTLSPALVEGRTGGHPQRPLVGPLHNASAISGPVTRIVPARIAPYGGWLGDPQVRTTHLGGLVDRDGLVIVAAEATDDDLVEFLPLRV; from the coding sequence GTGACCGCCGTGGACGCGATCGTGCTCGCGGGCGGGCGAGCCAGCCGGATGGGGGGCGTCGATAAACCCGCCATCGTGATCGGCGGACGATCCATGCTCGACGCGGCGCTGGCCGCGGTGCGGCTGTGTGCACGGACCGTGGTCGTCGGACCCCATCGGTCCGGGTTGGACCCGCGGATCGTTCAGGTGCGGGAGGTGCCGCCGGGTTCGGGTCCGGTCGCCGCCGTCGGGGCCGGGCTGCGCGCGCTCGGCCCGACGGCGGCACCGCTTGTCGTAGTGCTCGCGGCGGACCTGCCGTTCCTGTCGGAATCGACACTGACAGAACTGATTCGGTACGGGAACGAATCCGGTGCGGACGCGGTTTTCGCGGCCGACGAATCCGGTCGACCGCAGTATCTGATCGGCGTGTGGCGGCGCGCCGCGCTGGCGGCCGCACTGGGGCGGCTGGACTCGCTGATCAATCAGCCGATGAAGGCATTGATTCCGGCCGATACGGTCACCGTCACCATGGCGGGCATCGCCGACTGCGATACCGAGGAACAGGTGCGGCGGGCCCGGCTCGCGTGGGATACCGGGGTGGCCGAACTCGGTGGGTCGAGCACTCGCCCGGCACCACCGCCGACCGCTGCCACCACTGCGCTGCCTCTTGATGAGGCACGAGACATCCTGCGCACCAGCCTCTCTCGGCTCACCGACTATCGGGCGGAACTGCGTTCCGTGCGCGGTGCCACCCTCGCGGCACCGCTGACCGCCGTCGCGCCGCTGCCGCGCTTCGATGTCTCCGCGATGGATGGATACGCGGTCGCCGGTGCGGGTCCATGGCGATTGCGCCGCGATATCGGCTTCGCGGGCGGTCGGCGGCCGGTCGGGCTACTGCCCGGTGAGGCGGTGCGGATCGCCACCGGCGCGCATGTGCCCGATGGCACCACCCGCGTTCTCCGTGACGAATTCGCGCGGATCGAACCGGACGACACGCTGCACCAGCGGCCGGATTCCCCGCTGCGCGACGATATCCGCCGCCACGGCGAGGACCGCGATCGCGGTGATCTCGTCGCCCCCGAGGGCACGGCGGTCACCGCGGCCCTGGTCTCCGCCGCGGCCAGCGTGGAGATCACCGAGGCGCTCGTGCGCGGCCCGGTGCGGGCCCGGATCATCATGACCGGCGACGAGATCCGCAGCACGGGACCGCTGCAAACCGGCCAGACCCGCGACTCGATCGGTCCCATTCTGCCGGATGTGCTGTCCTGGTGCGGAATTCGCGCGGTCGATCAGGTCCACCTGCGCGACACTCCGCGCGGCTTCGACGAAGTACTCGGTGCCGCCGACGATTGCGATCTGCTGGTCATCGTCGGCGCTACCGGCGGCGGCGCGGCGGATCAGCTGCGTGCTGCGATCGCGCGTGCCGAGGCTCGAATCCTGGTGCACCGCTTGGCCGTACGTCCCGGCGGCTCCACCGTTGTCGCCGAACTGGCCAACGGCACAACCATTCTCGGCCTCCCCGGAAACCCGTTCGCGGCCCTGGCCACCCTGATGACGCTGTCCCCCGCCCTGGTCGAGGGCCGGACCGGCGGCCATCCCCAGCGCCCGCTGGTCGGGCCACTGCACAACGCGAGCGCGATCTCGGGGCCCGTCACCCGCATCGTCCCGGCCCGGATCGCGCCCTACGGCGGTTGGCTCGGCGATCCACAGGTTCGCACCACCCATCTGGGCGGTCTCGTCGACCGTGACGGCCTGGTCATCGTCGCGGCCGAGGCCACCGACGACGATCTGGTCGAATTCCTGCCACTCCGGGTGTAA
- a CDS encoding dipeptide ABC transporter ATP-binding protein encodes MNEASRSDSMRGGGRATGARTDTLVDIRDLVVRFGTRTVVDGVSFQVRRGEVVALVGESGSGKSITARAVLGLLPEGASAAGSIRLADTEVVDAPESRLRGLRGTRAAVVFQEPQTALNPVQKVGTQLIQALRAHGPISKAAARARAVELLAMVDIPEPDRRVDWYPHQLSGGQKQRVVIALALSGEPDVLIADEPTTALDVTVQAEILDLLRTLQQTRDTAILFITHNLGVVAEIADRVVVMRAGKLVEQQPVHGLFADPREDYTRSLLNAVPRLPAATRPIGDDEDSTARTAPTESQPVLRVSDLSVVYRGRGGRRAFRALRDVSLTVALREVIGLVGESGSGKSTLGRSALGLVAAHAGQVELQGVSLTGLPARELRALRKNVALVHQDVTASLDPRRSIEDAIGEPLQVHRVASGALLRTKVGDLLESVRLPRDYAARRPGELSGGQRQRVALARALALAPRLLVADEPTSALDVSVQAQVLDLFADLRAEYGFACLFISHDLAVIHQIADRVVVLRAGAVVETGPVTEVFAAPRAEYTRRLLDAVPTPDPAVARRAAHTATSPELARIGA; translated from the coding sequence ATGAACGAAGCATCGCGTAGCGATTCCATGCGGGGTGGCGGTCGGGCGACGGGAGCGCGTACCGACACGCTGGTGGATATCCGGGATCTGGTGGTGCGCTTCGGCACTCGCACCGTCGTCGACGGTGTCAGCTTCCAGGTGCGCCGCGGCGAGGTCGTGGCGCTCGTCGGCGAATCCGGTTCGGGCAAGTCGATCACGGCCCGCGCGGTGCTCGGACTGCTGCCCGAGGGCGCGAGCGCAGCCGGGTCGATCCGGCTCGCGGATACCGAAGTAGTCGATGCGCCCGAGTCGCGACTGCGCGGCCTGCGCGGGACCCGCGCCGCCGTGGTGTTCCAGGAGCCGCAGACCGCGCTGAATCCGGTGCAGAAGGTCGGCACCCAGCTCATCCAGGCCCTGCGCGCGCACGGTCCCATCTCGAAGGCCGCGGCCCGCGCCCGCGCCGTGGAACTACTCGCCATGGTGGACATCCCGGAGCCCGACCGGCGCGTCGACTGGTACCCCCACCAGCTCTCCGGCGGTCAAAAACAGCGCGTGGTCATCGCACTGGCCCTATCCGGCGAACCAGACGTGCTGATCGCCGACGAGCCGACCACCGCCCTGGACGTGACAGTCCAGGCCGAGATCCTGGATCTACTGCGCACCCTCCAGCAAACCCGCGACACCGCAATCCTTTTCATCACCCACAACCTCGGCGTCGTCGCCGAAATCGCCGACCGAGTGGTGGTGATGCGCGCGGGCAAGCTCGTCGAACAACAGCCGGTACACGGCTTGTTCGCCGATCCCCGCGAGGACTACACGAGGTCTCTACTCAACGCCGTCCCGCGCCTACCGGCGGCCACGCGGCCGATCGGGGACGACGAGGATTCCACTGCCCGCACTGCTCCCACGGAATCTCAGCCGGTGCTGCGAGTCAGCGATCTGAGCGTCGTCTATCGCGGTCGTGGTGGCAGGCGAGCCTTTCGCGCGCTGCGTGATGTGTCGCTGACGGTCGCGCTGCGCGAAGTGATCGGTTTGGTCGGCGAATCCGGTTCCGGCAAGAGCACTCTCGGGCGCAGTGCGCTCGGTCTCGTGGCCGCCCATGCGGGACAGGTTGAGCTGCAAGGGGTTTCGCTGACCGGTCTACCGGCCAGGGAGTTGCGCGCTCTGCGCAAGAACGTCGCCCTGGTGCATCAGGACGTCACGGCCTCGCTCGATCCGCGCCGCAGCATCGAGGACGCCATCGGCGAACCGCTGCAGGTGCACCGTGTCGCCTCCGGAGCGCTGCTGCGCACCAAGGTGGGTGATCTGCTCGAATCCGTCCGTCTACCACGCGATTACGCTGCCCGCCGTCCGGGCGAACTCTCCGGTGGCCAACGTCAGCGGGTGGCGTTGGCGCGCGCACTCGCGCTGGCCCCACGCCTGCTCGTCGCCGACGAACCGACCAGTGCCCTCGACGTTTCGGTCCAGGCCCAGGTCCTCGACCTGTTCGCCGACCTGCGCGCCGAGTACGGCTTCGCCTGCCTGTTCATCAGTCACGACCTCGCGGTGATCCACCAGATCGCCGACCGCGTCGTGGTCCTACGTGCAGGTGCCGTCGTCGAAACCGGCCCCGTGACCGAGGTATTCGCCGCGCCCCGAGCGGAATACACCCGCCGCCTGCTCGACGCAGTGCCCACCCCCGACCCAGCCGTAGCCCGCCGCGCCGCCCACACGGCGACCTCCCCGGAACTGGCCCGCATCGGGGCCTGA
- a CDS encoding ABC transporter permease: protein MGGGGRVTGGPDIAAVESATRTTDRVAGTLRSALRSGQGLFGLSLVVIIALAGIFAGALSHYDPIAQIPGANLLGPNGDHWLGTDHLNRDVFARVLYGIRIDLIIVFVAVPLGALAGAFAGLLASVNPVADVVAQRVFDVILAFPALIFAIALAAITGPGIHAVIVVIVAAEIPVFGRQIRTAILQVREQPYVEAAEVIGAGTWWIVRKHVLPNVIEPLSVQLALSMSVAVFVEGAMSFIGIGVRPPDPSLGSIISESISNLDVNAAFAIGPLVVVAGLTLGFLLIAQALGRARRIG, encoded by the coding sequence ATGGGAGGTGGTGGCCGGGTGACGGGTGGGCCCGATATCGCTGCTGTCGAAAGTGCCACGCGGACAACCGATCGTGTCGCTGGCACGCTGCGATCGGCATTGCGCAGCGGGCAAGGGCTGTTCGGGCTGAGTTTGGTGGTGATCATCGCGCTCGCCGGAATCTTCGCCGGTGCGCTGTCCCACTACGATCCGATCGCCCAGATCCCGGGCGCGAACCTGTTGGGACCCAACGGGGATCACTGGCTCGGCACCGATCACTTGAATCGGGATGTGTTCGCGCGCGTGCTGTACGGAATTCGGATCGACCTGATCATCGTCTTCGTCGCCGTACCACTCGGTGCGCTGGCCGGTGCGTTCGCGGGGCTGCTCGCGAGCGTCAATCCGGTCGCGGATGTGGTGGCGCAGCGGGTCTTCGATGTCATACTGGCATTTCCCGCGCTCATCTTCGCCATCGCGCTGGCCGCGATCACCGGACCGGGCATTCATGCGGTGATCGTGGTGATCGTCGCTGCGGAGATTCCGGTGTTCGGCAGGCAGATTCGCACGGCGATCCTACAGGTTCGCGAACAGCCCTATGTCGAGGCCGCCGAGGTGATCGGCGCGGGCACCTGGTGGATAGTGCGTAAACACGTGCTGCCCAACGTTATCGAGCCGCTGTCGGTGCAGCTGGCACTGTCGATGTCGGTGGCGGTTTTCGTCGAGGGCGCCATGAGTTTCATCGGCATCGGCGTGCGTCCGCCGGACCCGTCGCTGGGATCGATCATCTCCGAATCGATCTCGAATCTCGATGTCAATGCCGCGTTCGCGATCGGTCCGCTCGTCGTCGTGGCGGGGTTGACACTCGGCTTCCTATTGATCGCCCAGGCGTTGGGCCGGGCCAGGAGGATCGGATGA
- a CDS encoding ABC transporter permease, with the protein MTRYLLRRLPSAVLVLFAASVLIFLLLRLVPGDPALTLAGPDASPETIAAIRHQLGLDRSIPAQYVTWLGDLFTFDLGRSYIIGGQIADLVGRGLTNTLVLTGAALLLAVVVSVVLSVVSVAWPNRWLNAVVAAANTVAVALPTFVTGVLLVLVFAVALPVLPAGGVPPDGFIARPDIAVQYLLLPSICLAMPVGAALTRFLTESLRTELRKPYVLTARSQGISHWQIVTRGALRNALPTMVTALGLQTGQLLGGAVLVEAAFAWPGIGQLVEQGISRRDYPVVQVLLLLSVAVFVTIQLVTDIAHAYLDPRIRIGGP; encoded by the coding sequence ATGACCCGATATCTATTGCGGCGCTTACCTTCCGCGGTACTCGTGCTGTTCGCCGCGTCGGTGCTGATCTTCCTGCTGCTGCGATTGGTCCCCGGTGACCCGGCCCTCACTCTGGCCGGTCCCGACGCGTCGCCGGAGACGATCGCCGCGATCCGCCATCAGCTCGGGCTCGACCGATCGATCCCGGCCCAGTACGTGACCTGGCTCGGTGACCTGTTCACCTTCGACCTCGGCCGGTCCTACATCATCGGCGGTCAGATCGCCGATCTTGTCGGCCGGGGCCTGACCAACACCCTGGTGCTGACCGGTGCCGCGCTGCTGCTCGCGGTGGTGGTGAGTGTGGTCCTCAGCGTGGTGTCGGTGGCATGGCCGAATCGCTGGTTGAACGCGGTGGTAGCCGCCGCGAACACCGTTGCGGTGGCACTGCCTACTTTTGTGACGGGTGTGCTGCTGGTGCTCGTCTTCGCGGTCGCGCTCCCGGTGCTGCCCGCCGGCGGTGTGCCGCCGGACGGGTTCATCGCGCGACCGGATATCGCCGTGCAGTATCTGCTGCTGCCCTCGATCTGCCTCGCGATGCCGGTGGGTGCGGCGCTGACACGGTTCCTCACCGAATCGCTGCGGACCGAGCTGCGCAAGCCCTATGTGCTGACCGCGCGTTCGCAGGGGATTTCGCACTGGCAGATCGTGACCCGTGGCGCACTGCGAAATGCGTTGCCCACCATGGTGACCGCGCTCGGTCTGCAGACCGGACAGCTACTCGGTGGTGCGGTGCTGGTGGAGGCCGCGTTCGCGTGGCCGGGCATCGGTCAGCTGGTCGAGCAGGGGATCAGCAGGCGTGACTATCCGGTGGTGCAGGTGCTCTTGCTGCTGTCGGTCGCGGTTTTCGTGACGATCCAGCTGGTCACCGATATCGCACACGCGTATCTCGATCCGCGCATCCGGATCGGCGGCCCGTAA
- a CDS encoding ABC transporter substrate-binding protein has translation MSSSQALVRRNFLRNSGIAAFAILGTGALAACTSAVSEQKAGGKDDAQPVRGGTLKVGVPTDVIPANLLTNSGSVPAVIGLVYETLVRYPNDKLEPGPLLAKSWTLAEDGLSLALELREDVTFHTGRPFTAKDVEFSLRTYADPKWSAQLKSTAAAITEYDITAPNRIVLKFAHPIGNIFDLLDTAPILDSETAAQLSTGEKFIGTGAFKLTQRTPNSLLVFERNEQYRVPERPYLDRVEISIIPDSQALVNALKSGQIAVAHSLNYRDNENFAKSDGFTTVSYDGAELQIYVGANVAQPALADVKVRQAIAYAIDRERIIAEVFRNAGYPVSLPWPKSSPAFDNSRNNTYTRDIAKAKQILAQTTTPPNLSLSYDTSYPYSAATAQIVQANLAEIGIGVTLDPIEPATFVKKLIGAEFPGLWVTTHSWAQFTPSTLTVSAYPFNARKNSSHFESPAYVDAADAAWKVKQGNSAEAIKAYQAVSNQLLENLFLIEIGVYNQQASTTRKVHGLNWTKRRETVLTDAFLS, from the coding sequence ATGAGTTCTTCCCAGGCCCTCGTTCGCCGCAATTTCCTGCGCAATTCGGGTATCGCCGCCTTCGCGATCCTCGGCACCGGTGCGCTGGCGGCCTGCACGTCGGCGGTGAGTGAGCAGAAGGCGGGTGGCAAGGATGACGCGCAGCCGGTGCGCGGCGGCACCTTGAAGGTCGGTGTGCCGACGGATGTGATCCCGGCGAACCTGCTCACCAATTCCGGCAGCGTGCCCGCGGTCATCGGACTCGTCTACGAGACGCTGGTCCGCTACCCGAACGACAAGCTGGAACCCGGCCCGCTGCTGGCGAAGTCGTGGACGCTGGCCGAGGACGGACTTTCACTGGCGCTGGAACTGCGCGAGGACGTGACGTTCCACACCGGCCGACCGTTCACCGCCAAGGATGTCGAATTCTCGTTGCGCACCTACGCGGACCCGAAGTGGTCGGCCCAGCTCAAGAGCACCGCAGCGGCGATCACCGAATACGACATCACCGCGCCGAACCGCATCGTGCTGAAGTTCGCGCATCCGATCGGCAATATCTTCGACCTGCTCGACACCGCGCCGATCCTGGACAGCGAGACCGCCGCGCAGCTATCGACCGGTGAAAAGTTCATCGGCACCGGAGCTTTCAAGCTGACCCAGCGCACCCCGAATTCACTGCTGGTCTTCGAGCGCAACGAGCAATACCGGGTGCCCGAGCGGCCGTACCTGGACCGTGTCGAGATCTCGATCATTCCGGATTCCCAGGCGCTGGTGAACGCGCTCAAGTCCGGTCAGATCGCGGTCGCACACAGCCTGAACTACCGCGATAACGAAAACTTCGCCAAGAGCGACGGTTTCACCACCGTCAGCTATGACGGTGCCGAATTGCAGATCTACGTCGGGGCCAACGTCGCCCAGCCGGCATTGGCGGATGTCAAAGTGCGCCAGGCGATCGCGTACGCCATCGACCGGGAACGGATCATCGCCGAGGTGTTCCGCAACGCGGGTTATCCGGTGAGCCTGCCGTGGCCCAAGAGTTCGCCCGCCTTCGACAACAGTCGGAACAACACTTACACCCGAGATATCGCCAAGGCCAAGCAGATTCTGGCACAGACCACTACGCCGCCGAATCTGTCGCTGTCCTACGACACCAGCTATCCGTACTCCGCGGCGACCGCGCAGATCGTGCAGGCCAACCTGGCCGAGATCGGCATCGGCGTCACCCTCGATCCGATCGAACCGGCCACCTTCGTGAAAAAGCTGATCGGCGCGGAGTTCCCGGGTCTGTGGGTGACAACGCATTCGTGGGCGCAGTTCACGCCCTCGACGCTCACCGTCAGCGCGTACCCCTTCAACGCGCGCAAGAATTCCTCGCACTTCGAATCCCCGGCGTATGTCGATGCGGCCGATGCGGCGTGGAAGGTGAAGCAGGGCAACAGCGCCGAAGCGATCAAGGCCTATCAGGCCGTGAGCAACCAGTTGCTGGAGAATTTATTTCTCATCGAGATCGGTGTGTACAACCAGCAGGCCTCGACCACGCGCAAGGTGCACGGGCTGAACTGGACCAAGCGCCGGGAGACGGTGCTGACCGACGCGTTCCTGTCATGA
- a CDS encoding arylsulfatase — protein MPVPSHARGYAGFSGAIGRTTADSTPEWTYPPTAPDGAPNIIVVLIDDMGYSDIGPFGSEIETPTLDRLAAGGLRLTNYHTTPLCSPSRASLLTGINAHRAGFGFVANADPGYPGLRLELADDVLTLPEILRTNGYATYAVGKWHLVRDATMNPAAHRDSWPTQRGFDRYYGSLEGLNSFYYPNQLVSDSSVVDIEEYPQGYYLTDDLTDKAISYIKDLRAHDAAKPFFLYFAHVAMHGPLQVKPQDLAKYRGRYAEGWDKLRQNRFADQLAAGLFPPGTQQKPRNTEPGYEAAEWDSLTAAEQRRFARYMEVYAGMVDSIDQSLGRILDTLEQLGELDNTIVVFTSDNGGTAEGGPEGTRTYFAEFAHITDPDWVGDVPHDEELIGTAKLGVHYPRGWGQASNTPFRFYKGQTFAGGVRVPFLLSWPKGLPRTEDDNGIRHEYTYVTDLAPTLLELAGLQRPSVRNGLPAKEFDGISAVESLRDPRAAAKHTEQYSEMVGNRGFYRDGWKLLSLYEPGTDIDEPKWQLFDVRADPTELHDLSEQFPEKVAELAGAWDESAWANTVFPLVTRQDLARRRPEEGRFSAPVRLLPGTPTLERYRSQRLIAYRDFTIEAELDGYRSGDEGVLVAHGDPLGGYVLYLEDGRVVFGVNSYGVYHTVASEPLVTGVRRITVRATVRPRLRSDFVIEIDGVPGAELLDQVQLVGMSPWTGISVGVDARGPVDWDLRERRGTFRYTGDLRAITYTPGPIQVPQQTIEAVEREAEFVAE, from the coding sequence ATGCCTGTTCCATCCCATGCTCGCGGCTATGCCGGATTCTCCGGTGCCATCGGGCGCACCACCGCCGATTCCACCCCCGAGTGGACCTACCCGCCCACCGCACCCGATGGCGCACCGAACATCATCGTGGTCTTGATCGATGACATGGGATACAGCGATATCGGCCCGTTCGGCTCCGAGATCGAGACGCCGACGCTGGACCGTTTGGCGGCCGGCGGTCTTCGGCTCACCAACTACCACACCACTCCGCTGTGCTCGCCCTCGCGGGCCTCGCTGCTGACCGGAATCAACGCACACCGTGCCGGTTTCGGCTTCGTCGCCAATGCCGATCCCGGCTATCCGGGTCTGCGACTGGAACTCGCCGACGATGTACTGACACTGCCGGAGATACTGCGTACCAACGGATATGCCACGTATGCGGTCGGCAAATGGCACTTGGTGCGCGACGCGACGATGAACCCTGCGGCGCACCGCGATTCCTGGCCGACCCAGCGCGGCTTCGACCGCTATTACGGCTCGTTGGAGGGACTCAACTCTTTCTACTACCCGAATCAGCTGGTGTCGGACTCCTCGGTGGTCGATATCGAGGAATATCCGCAGGGCTATTACCTCACCGACGATCTGACCGATAAGGCGATCAGCTACATCAAGGACCTGCGCGCGCACGACGCCGCCAAACCGTTCTTCCTGTACTTCGCCCACGTCGCCATGCACGGTCCACTGCAGGTCAAGCCACAGGATCTGGCCAAGTACCGCGGCCGCTACGCCGAGGGCTGGGACAAGCTGCGCCAGAACCGATTCGCCGATCAGCTCGCCGCGGGCCTGTTCCCGCCGGGCACCCAGCAGAAGCCGCGCAATACCGAACCTGGATACGAAGCGGCCGAATGGGATTCGCTCACCGCGGCCGAGCAGCGGCGCTTCGCCAGGTACATGGAGGTGTACGCGGGCATGGTCGACAGCATCGACCAGAGCCTGGGCCGCATCCTCGACACGCTCGAGCAGCTGGGCGAACTCGATAACACCATCGTGGTCTTCACCTCCGATAACGGCGGCACCGCCGAGGGCGGACCAGAGGGCACCCGAACCTATTTCGCCGAATTCGCCCACATCACCGATCCGGACTGGGTCGGCGACGTGCCGCATGATGAGGAGCTGATCGGCACCGCGAAGCTGGGCGTGCACTATCCACGCGGCTGGGGCCAGGCCTCCAATACGCCGTTCCGCTTCTACAAGGGACAGACCTTCGCGGGCGGTGTGCGCGTGCCATTCCTGCTGTCCTGGCCGAAGGGACTGCCACGCACCGAGGACGACAACGGCATCCGCCACGAGTACACCTACGTCACCGATCTCGCGCCCACACTGCTCGAGCTGGCCGGACTGCAACGGCCGAGCGTGCGCAATGGTCTGCCCGCCAAGGAATTCGATGGCATCTCCGCCGTCGAATCCCTGCGCGATCCGAGGGCGGCCGCCAAGCACACCGAGCAGTACTCCGAGATGGTCGGCAACCGCGGCTTCTACCGCGACGGCTGGAAACTGTTGTCGCTCTATGAACCCGGCACCGATATCGATGAGCCGAAGTGGCAGCTGTTCGATGTGCGCGCGGATCCGACCGAGCTGCACGACCTTTCCGAGCAGTTCCCGGAGAAGGTCGCCGAACTCGCCGGCGCCTGGGACGAATCCGCCTGGGCGAATACGGTTTTCCCGTTGGTCACCCGGCAGGATCTGGCGCGGCGACGGCCGGAAGAGGGACGCTTCTCCGCACCGGTGCGGCTGTTGCCCGGCACGCCCACCCTGGAGCGCTACCGATCGCAAAGGCTGATCGCCTACCGGGACTTCACCATCGAAGCCGAACTCGACGGCTACCGATCCGGCGACGAGGGTGTGCTCGTCGCACACGGTGATCCGCTCGGCGGCTATGTGCTCTACCTCGAGGACGGCCGAGTGGTGTTCGGGGTCAACAGCTACGGCGTCTACCACACGGTGGCGAGCGAGCCGCTGGTAACCGGCGTCCGGCGCATTACGGTGCGCGCCACGGTTCGTCCTCGGCTGCGCTCGGATTTCGTCATCGAGATCGATGGCGTGCCCGGCGCCGAGCTGCTCGACCAGGTGCAGCTGGTCGGTATGTCACCGTGGACCGGCATATCCGTCGGCGTGGACGCCCGCGGCCCGGTCGACTGGGACCTGCGCGAACGCCGCGGCACCTTCCGCTACACCGGTGATCTGCGCGCGATCACCTACACACCGGGCCCGATCCAGGTGCCGCAACAGACCATCGAGGCAGTGGAGCGCGAGGCGGAGTTCGTCGCGGAATAA